From Candidatus Binatia bacterium, a single genomic window includes:
- a CDS encoding nitroreductase family protein → MELREAIGTRRSIRFLLPYKPVEREKIQRMLEAATLSSFWGNVQALKAVVIERATAPKEVIEALPPGSAIAGFQLRLAPVLIIWYLDWSLLAVQGDRLHELVEVGAVGVDREQSHRYLDEALVPFFQAGMEGIKAGGLTEMDCGQGIAQATLVAFEQGLGTCLIGVPAQKKLKRVLGLAADSKILVVQTVGYPAESREAGGQRPRLPFEQKFFLNRVGQSFPRDPEVVEGLKRDKMIQNPAPQPWRRAELAYLSRALEISPIFGEEITEMTEHIMKDMMDTES, encoded by the coding sequence ATGGAACTACGAGAAGCGATCGGGACCAGGCGATCTATCCGATTCTTGTTGCCCTACAAACCGGTGGAGCGCGAGAAGATTCAGCGCATGCTCGAGGCGGCAACGCTGTCGTCCTTTTGGGGCAACGTCCAAGCGCTGAAAGCCGTAGTGATCGAACGGGCCACCGCGCCCAAGGAGGTGATCGAAGCCCTTCCACCGGGATCGGCAATCGCCGGCTTCCAGCTGCGCCTCGCGCCAGTACTCATCATCTGGTACCTGGACTGGAGTCTCCTCGCCGTTCAGGGAGACCGCCTGCACGAGTTGGTCGAGGTTGGCGCCGTTGGCGTCGATAGGGAGCAAAGCCACCGGTATCTGGACGAGGCGTTGGTTCCCTTCTTTCAGGCGGGCATGGAGGGCATCAAGGCCGGTGGTCTGACCGAAATGGATTGCGGTCAGGGAATCGCGCAGGCCACGCTGGTAGCGTTCGAGCAAGGTCTCGGTACCTGCTTGATCGGCGTGCCGGCGCAGAAGAAGCTCAAGCGCGTCCTCGGCCTCGCCGCGGACTCCAAGATTCTCGTGGTCCAGACCGTCGGCTATCCGGCCGAGTCGCGAGAGGCTGGGGGGCAGCGTCCGCGGCTTCCGTTCGAACAGAAGTTTTTCCTCAACCGCGTCGGCCAGTCGTTCCCGCGTGATCCCGAAGTCGTCGAGGGTCTCAAACGCGACAAGATGATTCAGAACCCGGCACCGCAGCCGTGGCGGCGGGCCGAACTCGCCTATCTTTCCCGCGCTCTGGAAATCTCACCGATCTTCG